The genomic stretch GCCGGAGCTGGAACCTAGGGGCCTTCCTAGGAGGAGGGGCCGCAGGAAGCTTGGCCAACTCTTCAGAGATGCCCCCGCCCGAATCCAATGCTGGAGTCAATCCAagtctccccttttctctccctacTCCCACCCTGCTGGCTTGCCGGTGGAaaacccagcccccagccctcaaCGACAGCAGGGCTTCATCTCCACTAATGAGCTGGGAAATGGAAACCAAATGCCTGAAGTAGATGGGCACCAATGGGCTAGGGGATCCTGGTGGGGCGCCTCCCACCCGCCTACTCCAAGCCACAATGGAGGCGAATAACGTTTCTTGGGGAGGCAGAGCAGAGCGCTCAAGGACTTCAGTTTTAAGTTTATCTGGGTAGGTCCCAACAGGACACCGGAGTTTAGTCCTTGCTGCCTCCTCCCTTCCACCTCTGCCAGACATGCGGATGCCCTGTGGCTACTGGAGTGACGGTCCAAGGATTTGGACGCACGGCTGggcaggaagggggtggggctAGGGGGACTAGCAATTCCTCTCTGGAGCCTCGGTCTCCCCACTGCCCGGGACAGTGTACTTCCTCCAGCCTGGCAGTGGTAGAGGGTGTCCACATTGACACGGGgctgcttttatttccttctttttggacACCTGGGCCCTGGCTCCCAGATCGAGGAGGCAAGCGCCGGGGATGGGTGGGGGGCAGTGTTTCTGTGGGATGTTTCACCCCCTCTCCCAAAGTGCATATCCTCTGTTCTTTGGTGCTTAGGCTCCCACAAATCCTGCAGTGAAGGCCACTCATTCATAGCCGGGAGGGAAGTACATACATACTCTGAGTTTCTCTATCCCTCCCGCCTCACATCACATACATTCACAGATTCGCACAGCCCGCATAAACACGCCCCTCGAATTAGCATCTCCTCTACACACACCCACGCCTGGTACACATGCGTTCACATCTCACCTTATATATTCGCTTCGTATATTCAAAAGCATCACTTTGCTATATCCACACAGGTGTCCACACACACtcaaacccacacacacacacacacacacacacacaccacaaataTGCAGATATAACAAAGGCACAGCCCAGGCCACATACGCAGCTTCTTCCCAAGCAGATCCAGCTTTTTTTGGAGGCCCACGAGAGGAAAAGGACCTCCTAGTACCCACGGCCAACAGTACCAGGGTAGAGCATTGAGAAGGGGGGCTGGAGAAAAAAGGGGAATTTAAAGAGATGCTTTAGGGAAAGAGATACTCTCTCTACATTTATTTGGTTTAAGGACCTACAACTCGTCAGCCTGCGCCTACCTCCTACCCCAACATGCCTTGGCTTCAGCCCAAGCGGTAGGGGGCTCCATGAAGGGGGGTCAGGGGGCCAAGGCCACTTTATTCTTTAATCTCCTACTGCTGGCAGGGGCTTGTGGTGCCTCAGGGAGACCAGATGGCTGTGGGATGCTGTCACTGAGGCAGAGCTGGAGAGATGCGGGTTGCAGGCCCAGATTTAAGAGGCCAGCTCGTCAGAAGCCAGTGAATTAAAAGGCCTGGGAGCGCCCCTGGTGCTGGGGAGGGGCTAGGAATCCAGAAGACAACCCAACAGGAGGGAACACCCCAGAGTGCAACAGACATGGTGCACTGGGCCTTCAGGCTGCCCGTGACCTCCTGAGAGGGGGCCCTGACCCAGGCAACcagcatatacacacacacagacacacacacacagcacagagatgggggagagggcagtgggagaggaccAGAAATCCAGTCATACCACATGCGCACCAATTCTGGGTCTGGCACCAAAAGCCCACAGCCTGCTGAGCTCAGGACAGCAAGATCAAAGATGCCCCTACTCCCAACCTCTCGGAATCGAATCACGACCCAACTACCCCATTAAGGAATCTAGGCAGTCAGAGCTGTGGAATGTATTGGAGTTTACCCCCTTTCCCCAACTTCAGGGAAGTGCCTCCCCACTAAATGAATACATCAAATCCAGAGGCAAATCCAATCTGCCTGATGCCCTAGGAGATACCGCAGCTTCACACACCACATGATCCCAGAAATAGCCCTGGCCCAGCAGGTCTGTCCTTGCTTGCCCTCCTTCGGAAGCCATTATTTGCCCCCCAGGAGTCTGAACACCCACAGCATGACTTTGGGGACAGGGAAACTCCCTAGGGAGGGGCTACAGGGAAGAGGAGGGTGAATTGGTTGACCCTTTGCAGTCTTCTTACCATGTAGGACAGGTCTGGGGACCACACGATGacccccccttcccacccctggtGCATCCTTGTCtctaattataaataaatcaaccaaACACAattgtctagattttttttcttttgttttgttctgttttgttaaaaaaaaaaaaaaaaaaagacaagacatcaTGGCCAACTGGTAGGTCCCTAAGTCTCCTTCCATCAAGTCAAGCCAGAaattcctggagggcagggagatATAAGGAGCCAAAGCCACAGGCAGTGAGCCACTGGAAGGATGGAGTCATTCTGGCGACTTTGTGACTGTGACTGCAAACACGGGAGGAAGCAGGACGCCAGGCAAGTCCTTCACCCCCCAGCATGTGTGTCCTCTGTTCCATCAGGCACAGGCAGTCCCATTGTGCATTCTTTCCTCCCACCCTGACTATTCAGAGATGGGCCCCACCTCCTCAGCCCTCTGTCTTGCCTGACTTCTTCCgaccttcttccctccctcacaGCAGGGTCTGGGCAGCCAGGCAACCCAGCAGGTGGCACACCAGACCAAAAGGTGAGCTTGTCTCTATAGGTCCTTCCCCTTGGAGGGGactggggaagagaagaaggggagCCTGGCAGGCTTGAGCTTTCAGAGTGGGTCTGGGACTCCTGACCACTGAATCATCTACCACCCCACACTTTCCCTACAGCCTCTGTCCTCTGACTAAAGTGAGGGGAAGGACAATGGTACAAGGTACAAAAGTCAACGTACATGTCTACTTTCCTTCTCTGATTCTGGAAATGGGATTTCTCTTCCCCCACAAGCTTGTGCTCAGCTAATAGGAAGTGACCCCACATGCCCAAATCAGACAAAGTCAGAATAAGAGCACCCAGGACTAAAAAACTAGAGCTGGCATGTAGTTTGTTGTCAATAAATGTTTTTAGATGGCtggatgaatgaaggaaggaaggaaggaatgaatccAGGATCAATTTGGAGACATACCAGGGCTCCCCATTGCAACTCTCAGACCTCTCGGACTATCTAAGCCCAAAGACACCCCTAGGCTTTGGCTCACCCCAAGggcacacccatgcacacacacacacacacacacacacacacacacacacacacacagaaagggaaacttctgggccagaggcagagccaggactcagacCCAGGTTCCAGGTCAGCTCTGTAGCCTCTAGGGGATAGGGGTGGCAGGGGGCACGGAGCCCCCTGCCTCCTGTCAGGCCTCACTCGCGGAAGCTGTCAGCCAACTGGTGGCAGTCCAGCTCCCCTTTTGGCTCCAGGCCCCCCGGAAGCTTCACTCCCGTCTTCCGGTCCACACACCAGCACTTGCCGCGCTGCCCATCTAAGGCCGGGTGACACTGCCAAGACAAGGGTATGAGAGGTCAGTTCCCAGGCAGCCTGCCCCAATCCCAGCCCAGCCCAAGTCAGACAGTTGATCCAAGATGGCCTCTGAGCGCAGAGGCTCTTTCATGAGCACGGACCCTCTGAGCTCATGGAGTAGAGAGATCTTCGGCCAAGAAGCGAAGGTTGTCTCAGAGGTCAACACTGGTCTAGGGATAAAGGGCTCAAGTGTCAGAAGTTTCAGTGGGATAAAAATTGGgggaagaaaacacacagaactgtacagcacaaagagtgaaccctaatgtaaaccatggacCAATATCAGTCCCTCAATTTGTGGTAGCGTATGTACCTCACTAAAGCAAGACGTTAATGGGAAACTGGGGGTGAGGGAGTAGATGGGAAccctgtactttctgctcagtttttctgtaaacgtaaaactgctctagaaaatattaatattaatgtaaatatatttatattaatataaatattaactttttttaatgagggaaaaaagtttttaaaaattagacaaggatgggacacctgggtggctcagtcagctgagcatccaacgcttggttttggctcaggtcatgatctcagggttttgagatggagccccgagcagggagcctgcttgagattctctctctctccctgtctctctgcccctccccctgtgcttgctcgcactctctctctctctctcaaataaataaataaaatcttctaaaaaatgggACAAGGATAAAATTGGTGTTGGGATAAAGCTTGTGAGTAGGTTTGGTACCAGTTTGAGGGGCCCTTTCCGGTCCTGCACTCATTGCACACCACCCCATAACCTCCTCATGCCATCCTGGGATTTGCAGACCCGGCAGCAGCCCTTCTCCTCCGACCTAGGCCTCTATTGGCTGAGTAGCAGCCCACTTTGTGGATCTCCCTGTAGAACATGGAGTGGGAGAATGCATGTGTCTATGCCCACAAAGAGCTGGAGAAAGACCCAGGCCAGGACTCCCCAGGCCACACCCAGCACAAGGCTCTGCCCAGATACGTCACCCTTCCGAGTAAGCGCCCCTCTCCTGGGTCAGAGATGGGGCTGAGGCAGGCCCACCTTGCTGAACATCCTTGCCTCTTGAGGGCTCATCAGAGGGACCCATGTTCCAAGGGCATGAGGGAGTATGGAGGTCCCCGCATTCATGTTttctctcctgcccccctccaTTCTCTGCTTCCATCCAAAGCTCCCATTCCCAGCTGTTAGATCTGGCTTCACCTCCATCCTGACTGTACCCCAGGTGGTTTGGTTACTCAGcttaggggaaggggcaggctgAGTTTCCTCCTTAACCCTTCATGACTGAGCCCCTCCATCCCCAAATGAAACCTAAGACAGTCTATGGCGAAAGAGAACTACTCATAGAACGGAGTGCAGATGGGGAATGAGAGAGTGCTGGGAGGTAGAGGTTGGCAGGGGTGCTAAATGGTGAATCCAGAGGTGATGGAAAGAGCCCTGGATGGAGAGGCAGGACAGCTGGTCTGCCATTAACTCACTCCGGgactttgggcctcagtttcctcatctccaaaaTGAGTGTGGTGGGCAAAATAAGCTGAGGCTTTAAGGCTGGGGGAGGGTCCAAGGGGTTAGGTTTGGGTGGGGAGGTCTCCCCCTTCCCGAGATCTCCTTCCCGAACCATCTTGTAGAGAGACCAAGAACGCCCCACGAGCTGAGGCCAGGACGGAGCCAGCAGGGATGAAGACCCACCTGCTTCGGGTGGAAGTTGCCATTGCGGTCGCAGTTGGGAATGGGGATGATGTAGAGGTCCTCGTGGGTGCGGCTCTGTGAGGCGGCCAGCCGCTCCAGGGCCCGGTGCAGCTCGCTCTGGCAGGAGCCCTGcggctggaggaagggagagtgaaACTGcttagcagaaggaagagaaataggaagaccaaggccggggcgggggggggggggggggggtgggggttggtgaGATCAGGACTGAAGGCCCAGAAAGGAGGCTCAAGGCCCAGAGGCTGGGCAGGGCCCACTGGGTTCAGGGGACCCTGGTGGACAGAGCAGAAGGACACTGAAGAGAGGATCCTGAGCCAAAAGAGGTTCTAAAAAGGAAGGGTGTGAATGGAAGGGACTTTGTGGGGAAGGGGTTGTGGAAACCTATGGAGGTGGCTGGGAAGGGACGGATTTCTAAGCAGGAGGGATAGCTGATGTCATACAATGTCATACACATGTCCTACATATGTCATACAATTAACAACTTGGTAGGACCCAGGCACAGATCCATCAGAAAGGACATTAGCCAGACCCTGGGGCACGGTCTCCAGGCCCCCTACTGTGGCTAGTGTTAACCCCTTAGTTACTGAAAAAGTCTGCATGGAGAATCCAAGAGAAGAGCTAAGAAACACCAGGAGGCTTGGGCGACCACTATTTACAAACCAGCACAGAAGTAGTTCAGTACTTCACAACTGCTTCGACTGCATCAATATACACATAACtgatggagaggaaaggaggtTCAAGGAAAGGAATGAGGATTCTCTCGGTCCTGATGACGCATACTAGGTGCCTCTTGCACACAACAGGCATCCAGCGACCGTTTGCCGAATGAACATCGTCCAGATCTAGTGGTGGTGCCAGTGGTGTGTGTGCCTGCGCACATGAGTATTTGTAGGTCAGAGGTCCTCACCACGGGCCGAGCTTCCTCCCGGGGCACCCCGATGACCTTCATCTTGCCCCCGCTGCTGCTGCGGTCTCGAATTTTGGCGAAGTGCTTCTGCAGGCACCTGCGGTCGTGGGCGCTGCAGGGACTGAAGCTGTTGTTGGGGTGCTCACCCTCATCCTTGTCTGCAGTCAGGCCGAGATGGGGAAAGGTCAGCACCAGGAAAGGACAGGGCAGCACACCAACCCAGCCTCCCACCTTGCTTTCTTCTTGGAGATTCTCCAGCCTGGCTCTGGGAAAGCATGGGgaaccttggggggggggggggggatgaaagcAACACCCTTGTCTCCTGCCCACTCTCCTGGGATTCCCGCAGGAGAATATTCCTCTTAAAGTCCTTGACTtgtccctcaccccacccagTCCAGCCCTCAGATGAGTCACCAGCTGCAGCTGCGCAGACAGCAGGAGGGTCCCCTGGGCCCTGCAGGGAGGTCTAAGGCAGGCAGGGGCCTCCCCACCAGATCTCACACCCTCCTCCATTCAACTCCTCCTACTATCCCCCATTCCGtctgctctctcttcctgtctcctttccTGCTCTTTTCAGCATctggctgagccaaccaggggatcctcagatctGTTGGCTCTGCTACCCCTCTTCCCCATGGCCAAAATCAGAATGTCCATGAGGGATAAGAAATCTGGCCCAAAAGGCTCTCCCCATTGGCTGAACAGGAGAGAAGAAGCGGGAGTGGGTGTGTATGCCTACATGTGaaaatgtgggtgtgtgtgtgtgtgcgtgtgtgtgacaCTGTGTGGCTGCAGgaccaaaaacaccctcacaccTCCTTTCAGTTCCCCGACCCCAACATCTCCCATCCTTGGACTTTAGACTCCATCCAAAGTCTATTGCCCAGAGCCAGGGCACTGGGGATGCGGAGATGGGGGTGGTGAGGCTGGACCTGCACCCTCTCCCTGGGATCTCCTGAAGACTCTATCAAGAATGACCCGATCCAGAAGTCCCAGAATTGTAACCACTACTCCAACCTCCAGGCAGCCAAAACCAGAATACAGGGCTGAGCTGGAGAAAGAGGTTGCAGGACCTCTCTGCAGATCGGAGTCACCTCTAAAATGCTTGGGCTTGGCAGCTCGCTGCCGGCCTGAATGCAAAGCCTCTGCCAGCATTCCAGATGTTGGCAGCCAGACAAAAGGTCACATCTGGTTTGCGTCAGGATTTTTTTCCTGAGGAGTTAGCAGCTTCCTCCATGCGTGGCAGCAGTCCCGGAGCTGCCTCCGGGTCAAATGGTATTTTTCCGTCTAGCCAAAGTCAGTTGGGGGGTTAGTTCTCTTTTTATTCTCCTAGTTCTGGCAGTGTGGGGGGAAGCAAGTAGATACAGGGAAATCAGGCAAGGAGGAATCTAGACTTTCAGAAAGTCTTTGTCAAGATTCCATACCAAAGGTTATTTATAAAATTGAGTCACCAAGGATGGGAAGGTTTTGTCATGGGTGGAGGGCTGGTTTAGAAAGAAGAATCAAAGGTAAGGAATAAATGGAGCagataggggagcctgggtggctcagtcgttaagcatctgccttcgcctcaggtcatgatcccagggtcctgggatcgagcccctgcatcaggctccccgctcagcgggaagcctgcttctccctctccctctgcttgtgtcccctctctcactgtgtctctttctctgtcaaataaataaaatcttggggggtgggagaatgggatagaccggtgatgggtagtaaggagggcacgtattgcatggtgcactgggtgttatacacaactaatgaatcatcgagccttacatcggaaaccggggatgtactgtatggtgactaacataatataataaaaaatcattttaaaaaataaataaataaataaataaaatctttaaataaataaataaataaataaataaatataaacaaataaataaatggagcaGATAGAAATAATCTATCTTTCTGCGTATTTAACATCCAAAAGCATAGTCTGGAGGGAACTCCAGTCTCAGAGAAAACATCAAGTTCTTAAGCCGACCAAGGAGAATCCACTATAGCAAGACCTCCCAGTGATGTAGGCAGCAAAAGATGTGGGTAAATTTCAGAAGACCGGGATTGGCAAGGGGGCCGTAAGAAGATGGACCCCAAACCCTAGGTCAGAACCAGAGAAAAGATCTGGGATCCAGGCTCTTCCCTGAAGACCCTCCCAAGGAACCTTTCTGGCCAAAAGGCCCAGATTGGCCAGTGATCCTTGCCCCTGCATCCACCTTGTACAAAAGCATAAGACTTCTGGAAGGGGTCACAGTGTTTCAGGGGTGTAGGCTGGAAGTGGAtaatggagaggaagaggaaatggaagaCCTAAAAGAATTAGAGCCAAATCTTGAAAGAACAGAGGCTGAGCTGAGACATGAACAAAAGTGCCACCATTTTACCCGGAAAAGGCTGGAAAGGATCAAAAGGACTCATTTGCCACAGCCCATGATGCTAATTCGAAGGGCACCCCTAGAACCTGGGAAAGATTTTGGTCTTTCCTTTGAGTTTGCTTTCTTTTCACGGCCATAAAGGGAATCACTACTTTGCACGGTGATGCTTGTTCCTCTTGGTAAGCAGGCAGAATGTTCTCAGGTTTGAGAAGTAAGCAAGAGTTTTATAACAAATGGAGGTAGAGAGCCTCCCATCCTGGACGTGTAGGGCATCGGGATGGTAAAGGTCTCAAGAACCTAGAGAGATCTGGAGTAGAAATGTAACTGCAACTAGGCTTCCCAACATTGAGTTTCTGTGAATTGAAGTTCACAGATGACTAACACTTGGGGGCTTATTAATGGATATATATGAACTATTGATCCCTTAACTTAGGAGGCATGATTAAGGAGGACAACtgtttggggtgtctgggtggctcagttggttaagcaattgagcatctggctcttggttttggcttaggtcgtgatcttggggttttgagatcaagccccaagtaggggtagggctctgcgctcagcacatagtctgcttgggttttctctctctctctctccttctgcccctctacctgattgtgcttgctcgctctctctctctctctctcactctctctagtaaataaataaaatcttaaaaaaaaaaaaaaaagagagagagagagagagagaggacaactGGATCTGCTCACTGACCTGGAGCGCAAAGGCCATAGGGCAAGGCTGGAAGCATAGCTTATGCTCTTGTGGGGGTAAGGCCCCATGTCACACTAAGGGGATTACCTACGGAAAGCTAAGCAGTCAGTGTGCCTGGCCTCCCCCTCCTTGGTTTCCCCACTTTTGTGTTGTTGCTAGGCaagcttccttttttattttttgaagaactgaagAATCCTACAAGCCTCCAAAACACACATACTTGAGCCCAGATACTCATCAGTGCCATACTGGGACCCTTCTTGTCCTCGGCCAGACTGCTTCACCCCAGCAGAGGGGCACCCCACAGAGGAGAGCAATCCTTCATTAACGCCAAGCATGCCAACTTCCAGCTGCTCTGCCATTCTCCAGATCTGGTCCCGGCCTGTCCCTACCTCATGCCTAAGCTTAGAGAAGAATGCACCAGATAGGGAGAGTAGCTGCTCACCTACTCTCATGGGGACACAGGTACACGgagtatatctatatctatgtacaCAGACACAGAACAGGCCAGGACTCAAGAACTACAAACATATACAAACAATCACGTGTCCAGGCACGCACTGGTCCACACATGCACGTCCATGTGCACTCGGACAGTGTGACCCTGCCCTGGGCAGAGACACAGACCCGGGGCAGGGCACTCCGCCTGCACCAGGGCTTGTTGACTTTCCATTTAATCTGTAACTTTTCCTCGCCCAGCCTTGCTTAACAGGCAGACTGAGGATCCACCCCAGGCTCCACCCCTAGACCCTGGGTTTGGGAGGGTGAGGGTCATAGCCTTGGGCCTCTGAAAAATGTTAACCTTCCCCTCTCCAAAGCTAGCTAAATACTCGCTACTTCCCTGCTTACTCAGGAATTCCATCCACCTGGTACTGCTCACCCAGGTGAGGCCCTCTGGAAAGACCCTAATCCCTGTGGGTCCCCCCAGAGTCGGACCTAGCCCCCTGAAAGATCTGACTTTCTGATCTCCGAAAGGCTTATTTAGGGGATGGGACCTCCAAGGAAGGCCGGGTCATCTCCTCCAGGCCCTGCTTGGAGCTAGGCCAACAACGCGGAACCACAGCACAAACCTTGGTCTTTGCTCTAGCCACCGAGGGTAAGGCGCCCAGAGAGAGACAAGACTTCACGGCTTTCGCACCATTGGCTGAAAAGTTCATGGTCAAAGCTGGAGGATTTCCTCTTTCTGGCAGCCTGATTTCAACCCCATGAGTCCCTCCTCAACTCTAGCCCCGGTCCCCTTCAAGACACCCAGGGTGAGGCTGTGAGGTGGGTGGGCCCAGCCAGACAGACACAGAGTTACAGCTCACTCCCCCTCCCTGCAAGAAaggccctttctttcttcctctggacTCTGTCTAGAGAAACCAAGATCACCCAGCCCTTTCTTCGAGGTCTGGCTCACGGGGCATCCTCCTCACCGCTGTGCCACGCTGCCCACCTCAGACTGGAGGAAAGCTGGCCTGTCCttcccatgttcacagcagcaaaaAGCACCAAGTTCCTCCCTACCCCTCTCAATTCCTCCGAATGTCCCCCTACTTTGCTCAGTTGCCCTACTGTCCCTCAAAGTCCCAGCATCAGAGGAGGATTTAAGCTTCAACCGAAATCTTCTCAGCTTCTTCTCAGTCACCATCCTCATCATGGCTCTAACCGATGGGGCTTTTACTCCATGCCAGACACCCCAAGCCTGTGAGGCAGGTCCCGTTgtcatctcattttacagatgaggaaatgtagtaggctgggtggaggggaaggaggacagaCTTATCCCTGCAGCTCCTATGTCTTTAAATGGAAAGACTCCTGATACCCGAGGCACCAATAATTCTGGCTTTGCcaatactaaagaaaaaatgttaagcaGCCATCCTCCTCCCCCTACCTCCCCCAAGGCACAGAATTTCTGGGAAGGCCCTGTTCCCATGACATGACTGGATTCCCAGTACTGAAGTAAGGGGGACAATATTTGCTGCGTTGACTAAAAATTAACCCAGTCTGTCTGTTCCCTAACCCTGTCCCAGAGAGACCCAAGAGCACAGTTTAGGAGCGCCCCAGTCCAAACACTGATCTTCCCGCTGTCCACTCCCCCAGATTCCATGAGTCAAGGGTCAGTCCACTGATGCAGCATTGTGGACTTCTGACGCAcacatcccaccccacccccacctctggggGCCTGAGCAGTGTTAATCCACAACCTTTTCTGGCTCAGAAAGCTGGGACAGGAGGGCTATGGGGAGGTTAGGGGACAGACGCTtaagatggaaggaggaaatcCGTTCCTGGGGCAAAGAGTAGGCAGCTAGACATAGCAGGCCAAGGGAAGGGGCATGCCAAGTAGTTGTCCTCCCCCAGTCACCTGCTGAAGCTTAGCTCCAAGACGAAAAGGCAGAAAGAGGAGCCTGATACCCTCTGCCAAACTATCCACAAGGCAAGAGGGTCCAAGCCTTGGGACCTAGGAGGGACAGTGGCC from Ursus arctos isolate Adak ecotype North America unplaced genomic scaffold, UrsArc2.0 scaffold_24, whole genome shotgun sequence encodes the following:
- the IGFBP4 gene encoding insulin-like growth factor-binding protein 4, with amino-acid sequence MLPLCLVAALLLAAGPGPSLGDEAIHCPPCSEEKLARCRPPVGCEELVREPGCGCCATCALGKGMPCGVYTPRCGSGLRCYPPRGVEKPLHTLMHGQGVCMELAEIEAIQESLQPSDKDEGEHPNNSFSPCSAHDRRCLQKHFAKIRDRSSSGGKMKVIGVPREEARPVPQGSCQSELHRALERLAASQSRTHEDLYIIPIPNCDRNGNFHPKQCHPALDGQRGKCWCVDRKTGVKLPGGLEPKGELDCHQLADSFRE